CACCCAAGTGCTACATTATGGTGTTTAAGAAGGAAATCAATGAGGAGAAAGCCATCGTGGAATATATCAGGAAGCATTATGAGAGGAAAGGGATTTCTCTTGTTAAATGATCCCAACTCACACACCTCTgttaatgaagaaaaatagtgATCATGGATAGAACTCGACTCAGGCAATTGTTTGAAAAGGTAATCAATAAAATTCCATGAAAATTAACCAATGGAAATTAGATGTTCAATTTTAATTGCGGTACAACAGAATGAAGAAAACCAAAACTCATGAAATGGGCCCGGACAAAAATGACGGTTTCCCTAGGAGCAGTAGCACTATTCAGCCACGGGACGGCGCTATTCAATCATTTGCCTTAGGGTTGTACACGTCGCCACAATTAAGCATCAAGAagtttgaacacattttttattcaacaaatCATTCGGTTCTGCACCACtttattacaaaaatacaaaaacttcCACAGGAAAGCATCATGAATTTGCAATCCCATCTGTCTTACAACCTACATGTTCTGCGTTCTCCAGAAAATAAgcacaaaaattaaattaaatgatttGACGAGAGAGGCAGTAGTGTCTTTGAGTCCCTGTGGATAAATGGTATAggttaagatttttttttttttttttttacacactacacatgaattgaaatgattgGTTTCAGCAAGAAGTTTGATGGAAACAAATCTGCAATGGATGTTAAGACTTGACATTACTTCCTCAACAGTAAGACAatgtaatgtttattttacacaTGAAAAAAGATGGAACCATTCAACATGCATTTATAGCAGCCATTATTTCCCAAAACCATCCAAGCAACCAGCTAATTATTCACCTCCACATAGAAATGTTTGCAACACTATATCCCTCTCCCCTCCAAATAACTGGCCGAGATTTGTCACAAGacggaagaaaaagaaaaaaaaaaaaaaacaacaactgttGCTTTATTAAAAGCAAATGATTTCTTGTGAATCATGTTGCCTTTAAAGCACACGGGCCTGAGCGGGCTTCACGGGAATCTCCAAGTTGCTCTCTCTTCCACAGCAGGCTGGAACGTCAAGTGTGCAGGTGCCCGCAGGAAGCGGCAGGCCCTGGGAGCAGATTTGCTGCACATGTTGCCTAGAACAGAAACATGACCGCAGATAAAATTAGCTTCTGCACCGCACCATACATTCAAGTTTGTATAACTCACCAAGCTGGCCGCGAAATGACATAGTGAATGTCAGGCTTCTGGAAGCCATTGAACGTGGAGGACGCAGCCACAGTGTAGGCCCCCATGTTCTCGAAGAGCAGCCAGTCGCCAACGTGCATGTCGGGCAGGTTACACTGCTCCACGATACGATCAAGGCCATCGCATGTTGGGCCCCAAATACTGCAGGGATACATGGCCTCATCTGGCTTGGACTTCTAGGAACATATagaagacaaaaataacactGTTGGTGTCATCTTCTTGCCAAATAGTCAAGTTTGCTTTCAGCTTACCTTGTGCAAGGTTGGCAGACAATGAGCGTGGTCATACAGAATACAGTTGAAGGATCCATACACTCCATCGTTGACATAGTACATGAGGCTTCTGTCACTCGTACCTTCATCTTCCTCTGTCACAAAAATAGGAAACTCAATTTGACCACCGAGACGAGAGGTCACAAATAGCAGTGCAtgtcggggggggggacttACCGTCAGAACCCGACTCGTCATCCATTAGGACCTTTTTGGCGATAATGTTAACAACCAGGGTGTAAGCGGAGGCCACATAAAAGCGACCCGGTTCTGCAATGATCCTCACACCGCTGTCAGCAGGGAAACATTTGTCCAGGGCTGGGTTGATTACCGCAGTGATCTACATAGTCAGATTGTTTTGCCAGGTAAATAAGACACCTTTGGCAAAGTCGACGCTCAAGAACTTttactgcaaaaaaagaaagataccTCTTCAAATTTGAGCTCCGTGTCTTCGGAACCAGGAAAACCCCCTCCGATATCCAAAAGGTTCATGCAGAAGCCCAGATCATGCTAGAAAAAGGTAGGGAGTTCATTTTTACAATGCACTTCACTGGACACAATTAACTCAATCAACAGACGCCACATCAAGACTTTAAACTTTTGGGTCCTCACTTGACATCAGTTGGATCTCATATCTAATGTGTATTAAAGTCTTCACTCACCCCGATATCAAAGACACAGCGGGCATCTGTAATCGCTTGCTTGTAGGCCTCAGCATCAGTGCAGCCACTGCCGACGTGGAAGCTGACGCCGATCACATCCAAAGCCAGTTCCTTGGCCCTCTCCAGAAGCCCTCGACATGCTTTCAGTTGGGCCCCGAACTTGATGCTGAGGCGGCAAACTGCCTTGGAGTCATCGGTGGCAATACGCAGCACCAACCTGGAAAACAACGCAAAAAAGGAGTTGAGGACGAGACCAATAAGGCACAAACCTCAACGGCTTTGAGTAGACGTCATACTTGGCACTGTTATGACAGCGAGCAACTTTCATCAGCTCCATTTCACTGTCAAAAGTCATCATCTGGACCCCGTGGGCAGAAGCATACTTGATCTGAGACAACTGCTTGCAAGGGTTGGCGTAGATTATTCTGCTCGGATCTACTCCCAGAGACTGAACCAGCTGGATCTCGGTCTGGGGGAGTGGAAGAGAAACAAACGTTTTGTCACTAGGTCTTATGAATGCTGCTGAAAAATCCATCCACGTCACCTCTTTCCCAATAATCACCTTGCTGGCACAGTCAAAACCAGTTCCCAGTGAAGCCAATGTTGTCAAAACAACACTGCTGTCATTGCACTTGACCGCATAGAAAGGAGAGACACGAGGAAGCGCCCTTGCCCAACGCAAGTGTTTCTTCAAAACATCCCCCAGGTCACACACATAGAAGGCATCCCTGTCATCCTGCAAGATGTACAATGGTTTGACACACATAATAAGGGCAAGCACGTTTATCCTCAGGACAGGAACTTACCGTCGTAGATGACTCATTGATCTTCTGCTCGACAATATCCTTGGCAGAAAAACCCTCCTCAAGGAAAGAGAAATCAACCTCGGCCGTATTCATGGTTGCAAGAAGCCCTTTAAATGGTCACTCAGAAATCTGGAAGAGTGTTACGGTAATTGTTAATGTCGACTACTGTgcatgtggcaaaaaaaagtggagtGTAGCACTTACTTGAATACAAAGAGATGGAATTTCTTTGGGTGCAGGTGACCCAAGGTGGCTCACCAGTGAAGTTAAAACCCTTTAAATAAGCCTCAAGGCCAGGGCCTGTTGAGCAAACAGAGTGAATTCTCCTGGAGTGATGATTCTGAGAAGAGAGAAGATATTTGTACAATTATTGCCTCATTTTAGGGGGAAAACATCTTTTGTCTATATGCAGGATATGTTTTACCAAATAGCTATTCAAATAAGGCTAACAAATGTACATTGATGAGTTTTGCAACGTCGCAATAGTGGAAAAATACCTTTACTGAGTCAGTAGAACTCGACACCGTTAcgcatttaagaaaaaaaaaagaattggctCCGCCCAGGATCGATTCCCTCCAATCGCCGAAAAGCCACGCCCTTTATCTTTGAACGACATCAAAACGAACAAATGGAAGATGAACGAATTACGTAAACGTCACGATGCCGGTTCCGTTTTCTATGCCATGCGGCTGATGTCCCCTTAACACGAGAGGTGATCTTAGCCGTGACTCACATTGCACGCTTCATTAAAAGGTATTAAGAAAgataaggggaaaaaaagaaaaaaaaatcaacacgtCATCCTCATCAGGTTAACGCCTAATTCGCAATACGTGTCCACTGACCGTTAACTAGCAAGCAACAAACTGCAGGTATCCAGTAACAGTCTTGCTTGAACTTTCTAATCGATCCTCACATTTCATAATGTTTGATGATCAGTAAGCCGTCGAACTTAAAGTGGGGGGGAAACGTCACCACAGGAGCCCATTCATT
Above is a genomic segment from Syngnathus acus chromosome 22, fSynAcu1.2, whole genome shotgun sequence containing:
- the odc1 gene encoding ornithine decarboxylase codes for the protein MNTAEVDFSFLEEGFSAKDIVEQKINESSTTDDRDAFYVCDLGDVLKKHLRWARALPRVSPFYAVKCNDSSVVLTTLASLGTGFDCASKTEIQLVQSLGVDPSRIIYANPCKQLSQIKYASAHGVQMMTFDSEMELMKVARCHNSAKLVLRIATDDSKAVCRLSIKFGAQLKACRGLLERAKELALDVIGVSFHVGSGCTDAEAYKQAITDARCVFDIGHDLGFCMNLLDIGGGFPGSEDTELKFEEITAVINPALDKCFPADSGVRIIAEPGRFYVASAYTLVVNIIAKKVLMDDESGSDEEDEGTSDRSLMYYVNDGVYGSFNCILYDHAHCLPTLHKKSKPDEAMYPCSIWGPTCDGLDRIVEQCNLPDMHVGDWLLFENMGAYTVAASSTFNGFQKPDIHYVISRPAWQHVQQICSQGLPLPAGTCTLDVPACCGRESNLEIPVKPAQARVL